The genomic DNA TATATGTGCTTCTTGTAGGGTAATTATACTCGGctcatgtttatttattaatagcTTTAGTTCATTCAAGTTTTTCGAAAAGCTTCGTATATTCCAATTCAACAAAAAATTTGGTTCTGAATTCCCGTTGTTCGTATTTATGTTTTGGGTTGTATAatccatttaaaaataaaaagagttTTCGTGTACTCAAATCTTCAAAAAAGTCACTTATTTGTTGaacgtttcgatttttttgtctgtttttcgTCGCTGGATGATGTACGTGGGTGTTTAAAGAtcatagttttgtttgttgttgatggatttgtgttgtttggttcTGAGTAATCTGATTCCATGTCTGATTCGTTTGGCGGTCGGTGTGtggtgttcttttgttttgttagtttttctACAGTTTTTGTCAGAGTTTCGATTTGCTCGTTAagcttatttattgtttttacgaGACCTTcgattattttatcttttgaGTCTGGCTGTTGTGCAGTAACCAATCTTTGTTGCACAATGTTTGCcatggtttgtttttgattgttttgttctatttgtgTTCGGGCCTCTCGGAAAGTGCaattttggttcacttttatttTGATAATTTCAGTTTCCTTCACATATAATGGGCATTTTTTGTCAAAGGTGTTGTGGTTTTCCTGGCAGTTAGCACAGTTTGGTGTGGAGTTACAGGGACCGTGAGAATTTTGTCCGCAGTTTGAACAAATTTCTTTGTTTGAACAGTTCTTTGTAGTATGTCCAAAACGGAGGCATTTGTTGCAACGCATCGGTCGTGGATAATATACCCGTGTTTTTATCCTCTCTAGCCCAATGTATATATATTCCGGGATTTTCGTTGCTTGCATTGTCACGACGTACGAATTTGTCGGCGTAACTTGGCCGTTTATTCTCTTCGTGAATCGGTACACTTCCGTTATGTTTTCGGCTGCtaggtgtgtttttatttcctccaTGTCCATTTCGTTTATCGAGTTGCACgtgaaaacaaatttcacgGAATTGAGAGTAGCGTGTGGTGTGATTGTTATTCCCTCGCCGTTTGTTAGAGAGGAAATCTTTTGCAGTgaggtaaaatttttttcgGATCTGGTTTCGATGAGATATGTGCTATTGTCCAGTTGACGTCCCTGCTCTATCTTACCTATCGCTCTCTTGATGGTGTCAGAGAGAATCCATGGGTTCTTTGGTAGTTGCTTTCCTTCTAAAGCGCGTAGAACCAGGAACCGTTTTTCCCCGTATTCATTTGTATCGTCCAAGTATGCCGGCAGCGTTCTCCCTCTTTGTTCCGTAGAACGGAGCGGGGGGAACCCGGCAGTGAGGGTCGGCGAACTCATCGCGACACCTCACGCTTCCCCGAAaacactgctgctgttttgttgttttgcactGAGTATAACTCGTTCaaactggattttttttttttttccaataagAATTGTAACAGTTGGTGAGACAAAAAATATTCTGATTTTGACTTTGGCACTGAATCACAAACACGTCTGTTCACGTTGAGCGACCGACAGCGACTGTCACGTAGTTGAAATGCGACTTTCGTTGCCAGGGCGTCTCGATAACTCGCGCTTCGGTTCTGCGAAGGTGAGCCCCAAGCCAATGCGAAACAACAATGTGATCAGAATGGGATGTAAGGATAATGGGTCCTCCGCCCTACTGTGGAAAATGACAAGTGTTGTCGAAGGTAAGCTTTTCGGTGtcgtttgtttgtgaagcGAGATTTTTAATGCAACACAAGAGCTTCCAATGGCTTTAAGTAGTATGCACTTACAGTATGGCAACGCTCAACCGGGGGTGATAATTGAAGTCACTTAAACTGTGTCAAATTGATTGAAGTAAATAGTGTTACGGCAAATGTAAGTGTCGTTCATTTTAAATGACGACTGTTTTGTTGCGACCCATTGACACATCCAAAACATtcacccttttttcttctgaccGTCGAGTACCGGAGCGAACCTCGCTCTCGCGGGCCGTGATAAGGGGGTGTGTAATTTTGTAAAACAAGTTTGAACAACTCTCGGTACAACTGTCGCACGGTAAATCACCCGTCACGTATCATAAAGTTCATCGTCGTCTCTCGCCCGCATATCGCCGTGCCAAAGCACTTCAGATGAAAGCGCAGCAACGGGCAAGAGTAGTAGTTAAAAACGCAACCGTGTAGCGGTGTACGTTGTTCACTGTAATGGCCGCTGATTACGGGCGACACATACAGCGGATGCTTCGCCATCATAATTCCATTAAACGAGTACATCTCACCAACGACATTTTGCGCCGCgcaccaaccagccagccagccagtacCGTCGAGCGTTTTTCGGCTATGGATAATTGAAGGAAAACTCGCTTTCACGAAATATGATCGGATTTCCATAAATCTGAATACATATTCTTTAGCCCACGCTTTAGGCGGAGCCTTCCGTATGGAAGCgtcacggtcggtcggtggtcgGTTAGTGGATTCGATTTTCTTGTGcatttctctcttgctctctctctctctctgcttctCTCGCTTGCCAGCTTTTTAGTAATGATGTTTTCATCGTCCCGTGGATGAGGCGGCAAAAAACCCCATCCCTACCCGACCCGTGCGCTGGGAAATGATTGGAGTGCCCCAAACTTTATCGCCCAACCCATCGGTCCCGAAGTGGAGCgcgaaaaaatatattattagGAAAATTTCTTATTGAATATTCAATTGagtcaatttttattaaaactgAATCATATTTTTTTCGCGCTCGTGTGTCTTCGGTTCTGTTCTTTGCCGCTGGTTAAGCGCTTGTTTGAAGCTGCGTAGTGCCCGgcaaacagaaactccacgtCAGCGAACATTCGGGATCGTTCTTTGCACCCGTGCGGCGGAGGAGGGGATGGAAGAGTGATGCAAGGGAGggtggaaaaaagcaaaagttttcttcattttacgtactTTTTGATCATGACCGTTtcctcgtcgtcctcgtcggaCGATTCGGTGAAGTAGTTGAGGGTGCCGTTGTTCTTCATGGTGCACTTTTACCCAGCACCGATCCGGTGATCCGGTGATGCAATCGCTTTTCAATAACTTTCCACAATGGTCGGGTGCGCTTCTTGTCCACCGATTTTCCTCCTCCCCCTTTCTTATCACATTTACGCGGAAGTGGAGTTTAATGATACGCGGGCAATTTCGACACCTTGGCTCTCGACCGGATATCGACACGATTTGGAACGGATAATCACATTACAGGCGGTGGATTTTGACACGCCTTTTTTGTGGGCacggagaaaaacaaaatctcactttcacacgcacacacacacacgcgggcaGGTTTCAATCGGTGATCGAAATTCAATCAATTGGgtaaacaaacactcacacacttccTGCCGCGGTTTCCAGCAAGGGATAAGGCCGCACGTGCCGTCGATCGAATGTCCAACCGTGGTTCGTGGTCGAAGAAGGGCTCGGCccttgtttggtttggtttgctcCGTCCGGAGGGATAAAACGCGACTGAAGTCTCAGAACGATCGACGTACCATCGTCACCACCGGGAACGGTGACTGTGACATCGCCTTTGTCCTATCGCGTCCATCGCCGTCGCGTCATATGTCGCTTATCAATTAAATGCACTTTACTTGTTTCCGAGGCGATCGTGGAACTGATTGTTGGCGATAGtacaccgaaaacggtaacaTGGGAAAACGTTGAGTCGGGGCCGTTAGTTGTGCGCTGACGTTCGGTGGATTCGCCCCGAAATACGCGCCGCATTTCAATATCCATCAAATCATTGTAATGGAATGTGGCAGTGGTGGGCGTCGTTTTGGGGGCGCTTATCAACTTGTTGGAATTGATTGCTTCCTAAAGATTGCCAACCTAGCGGGATCGTTATCGTTAGCGGGAAGCAACAAGCGAAAGCATTCACACGGGTTCCTCCCTGCAGGAGAAAGGGCTTAGCAAAGGGCGGCTCATGCATTAACGGCTTCTGTCCGTGCCCATAATTGTTCCGGTATCTGGTCGTTCCGCCTGTCGGCGAAGGTGAGGGTGTGATAAGTGAtcgtcagtgtgtgtgtgtgagagagagagagggagagaggcaGAGAGGTTCACGCTTAGACGGCACACTGTCAAGAGCCGTTGTTGCAAGCAGGAAAGGTTCGTATCGATAATGAACcgttaaaataaattagaaCGCACCGCCACCGATGGCATGTAGAGATATTGTTTGAAGCGAACCATCAAATAGTGATTGCGAGGAAAGGCAATCCATAGCCGCAGGGCTATAGGCACGTAGCAGGGCGGGGCTGTTGTATCGTGAAAAAGTGAAACACGAGGCGAAAAAGATCATCGTAGGGAGTTGGTGTTGTTGAGTTTATTGGAGCTATTGAATGATTATAGCCTATCAATTAGACACACGTGATGTGTGAGCAAGATTTTTCCCCGACCGATAGCAATCAAGCGTTACAGTAGATTATCAGTATTCCGAGAGGAGAAAACTAAAGACACCTTGTCAGTTGAGTGGATTGTAAAGTACACGCTTGAACATGTCACTGGGCAGCATACATTTACTGTGCCCTTCTGAAGGGCCATTCCCGGTCCTACGCTTTACTACACTCCCGATGGTGAGGGATGGAATATTGACCGTAACACACAATAGTAGCAACATTTTCATACGAAACTACCCGAAAAGTTGTGCTAAATTTGAAAATCGTAAGGGATAGTGTGTTGATTGTTAGCCGGGAAGTTGCTGCAGCTTTTTGCTGGCCCGAGTACCGTGGAGTTGCTCTGTAACCGGGAACCCTATATTTACACTATCCGGAAGTGTATCACAAACAATCATAAAATGTTAATGGACCGAGTGGGTAAAGCTAACAATAACCTCAAGCACCAACAGCAAGAAGAAAACCGAGTCCTCAGAACAGCTTCCAGAAGATGTGACCTAGCCGCACAGCCAGTGTGTTCTTTCCCAGTGTTTAAGGCGAGGATGACGATGGCGACGAAAGCATGGCTGACCTTTTGTAATCAGGTGCATACTGGGTTTCGGTTTAGGGTTTACAGTTGCTTTAGGTTACAGCTCGGACGATGTGAAATGGGAAACAGTTTTTGTCTAAATTTAGTACGACATGCACCGGCAAACCGCAACCAAATACGACCTGCCTGCGACTACTTCCACAGCAGCACAGCCGGACACTTTCATCCTTCCTGCCCCGGTCAGTCCTTGCGAGAGCACtattgttggtttggtttcttATAAGCTGAGTTGTTTTCATTACCAAACCAAATATGTACAGAGTTACCTTGGGAAAGTTTGTCCTCCGCCGCCTTCGTTTCTGTGTGTCGAGTCGATAGAACCAGACCCTGCATGGGATGGAATTTGTCGCCAGCTCGTAGGTGAAGCTGTGAATTGACTTTTTGGATCGGAATTGGAAAGTTCCACCACCGGTAGAGAGGATGGGGCTCTCTGGTGCCGTTCAGTAATAGCCAGGCTCTTGTGTGGAGTATCTTTGCGGCAGTGATGATTGCAAGGTGCGATTTAATTCCCCCTTcatttttgccattttctcTGTTCGATGAGTAATGCACGAATGCAACGCTGCAGGTGAGAAGCGTATAATTTAATGCCTACAATGTGCATTAGCTGGCAGCCGGGTGTGCTGGTTCGGAGTGGCTGGTTGCGTTCCGGCGTAACCCCGGCGTGAtggtttgtaaaataaacaagctaatttattaattattaaaacaaacgaCGCTGGTGCCATTTGCGACGGTATTTACAGATCGATTTACACTCAGTGGTTGGAAGCCACTAAAGGGAGCTTGAATTATGGGGCTTTACGTTTTTGCGGAATTAGTCCGGTCCACACGCCGGGGTCGCATTAGGCACGGCCCAATCTACGCACCCGTGGATTTGACCGAGGGAGAGATATATGCGATTGCAACTAATGAAAATTTATACGTACACTTTCATGGACAACTAATTTGTGCCCTTCATCCTTTTGTAGCAATGTccatgtatgtatgtgtggaTGGACACCGCACTATGGGATCGCTCTTCCATTTCCTGTATAGCTACTATTCCGAAGGTTCCTTACacgttcgattgtttgaagaCCTCCCAGTAAATCTGTAGCTCTCGATTGCTTTATCATTGAACGAATTATTTTAGGGAAAATCATAGGCTTAACTGTGGTTATAAATTAGGAATATGTTATGATTTTGTATTACATTACGAATGGGAcattcaaatgaaaaaaaaagctagtgGATCATGTTTCATCAATCGTTTTACAAGAAAGCCACCAAACAAGGTATTATGACCTTGTTTATGCGCTAAGCCATCCCGCAGTGGCATCCTGGCCGTTGAAcgcggagtgtgtgtgtaaattgGCGAAAACACAAATGAAACAAAGTGCACCCGAAAATGTGCACGCGAGAGAGCAATGCATTCAATTTTCCCTTgtgtctttattttattttcggcAGTAGTTTTAAATCCCCACCGACCAAGCGATGTTTGATTTTGAGCTCCCGTCAGTCACTCTGCATCTGGTTCTGTTACACTCCGGCCACGCtcttgtgtgtttgcgttcgTGTGTATGCTTTGGTCGTTTGTTGTGGGTTGTAATCGAGGCACCGCCGCATGATGGTCGCCGGTCGCGCTTGACGTTTGATAAGAGGCTGCTTGCAGTACAATTGCTGCAGCAAAGACGAACTTTTGCTTGTATTTGAGCACTGGACAAGGCAAATATTCTACCGGGCCATGCATGCACCATGCTATGCAGCGTGAAacataaatcaaaattaaaatgttcccccaaaaaagaacgaaaggaaagtcagagagaaagagtaggagagagagagagcgagagaggacAAAAAGGCTTCCAAAAAAGCCCAGTCGCTTTGAACGTACAATCCTTTGATGTAACACTTTGGCGCCATTGAGCATTGTTTTTCGGACTTTCGGTGGGTGGCGTTCGGTGTGCCCAAGTGCGCTtttatttgctgctgctgctgtggctggatgctggatgctTTGCGTTCGTTACAGCTGGCGTGTTTGCTAGACGGTGGCCAGCTGGGACTAGTTGCTGTTAGTtgtataaatatttcatttcatatggaagcttttttgtttttaaaaaagcCTTTACGTTTTGTTGCGCAGTCAGTTGCGCCCGATTTCGATTGAAGTCCCGGTGGGAGAGGAATGGTGGCCCACTGAAATAAAACCGCTTTAAACAATTTGAGCCCTGGTGGATGGAAGGCTCGTTTGCAGTAAACATTAACTTGATTCGCCATTTTAAAAGGATCATAAACAGTCTTTTGCTAACGGATCCTAACGATGCACTGATGCAAATGGAAACGGTTACGATGAAAAGGGGGAATAAAAAATGGTTCATATATATTtccgaaaaaaatatttacaacagTAACAGCAAATGGTGGATAGATGGTGGAACATGTGTAAATCTCAACGACACGAAGCGGGAAGCGTCCAAACGCAGGCCGCTTCTAGACGTGGATGAGGAATTTCTGATGCTGATGCTCGTCCTCCGGTTTGCGCTTGGGCGTGAAGGGGTTGTGCTCGGGGTCGGCATTCAGACTGTAGTAGCTGGGCGCTTCCTCGCACTTGACATTGTACCACCAGTCGCAGGCGAATTCCTTCTGATTGAACAGCGTGCCGTTGGTGCAGAGGAAGGACGCACCCTGGTGGCCCTCGCGCCCATCGTGACAGGTGTGGTAGGCCTGGCAGCCGGTTTCGACGTTCGCGTACATGCCGGGGATGGCCGGCACGTTGCCACAGTGGAAGCTGGTGTGCGGCACTTCATGGTAGATCGGATAGTCCACGCCGGGCACGCCGGGAATTTTGCTAAAGTCCTGCTTGTCTTCCTTCTCGTGGTACGGCGCATGCAGCTCGTCCTTGGGGTTGTACAGCGAGCCGTAGTAGTCCACTTTGACGCACTGTACGGCACAGAACAGCAGCCCAACGGTGGCAATGGCAGCGAACTTTAGCATCTTGTCGCCGTCGTTATCTGTGTCACcggatagaaagagagagagagagagagagcgcgagatgCAGATGGAATGAGATAATGCATAGCAAGGCAGTATGGCATTTGTTCCTGTTGGTCACACTGCTACCGCTTAATAGACTAAATTCAGGCGCGAAAAGAGAGGAACGAGCTGGCGGCCAGCGTGAGCAGGGCGACACAAAAAGTGGCCTGGCTTGTGACCGAATTTTGAAAGTTCATTCCAGCGTCCACAGCCTCCGAGACGGGCCGGACGGGGCCGGGCCTGGGAACCCATTCGGAACCGGTTTTCATGCGAATGGTGCTGCTACGAGTGGTTGGTTTCCGATATTACGCAATTACCACGCCACCGTCCACGCCACACGGTACGCTTTTGCACTTTCGCACCACCGTCGAGAGCTAAGAGACCGGTTGGAGTGACCGTGTTTGAGATCGTGTCGTGAAGGCAACACGAAAATCAGATCAATCATAGGGCAATGCATTCGCTGCTCGCCAGTACCGTCGACCGAGCACGGTACCCAGTTTCGAGGCTGCGTGCGTGCTTTCACGTGCTCCGGCACGTGACGATGGCGGTTGTAAGGAGCAGAGCAGGTGGTCGCATTTGGCGCAGTTCTCTGTCAAACGATCTCACCACAAGACGCCCTGCGTTTGCAGTGCCGCTTCGGTTTTATTGCAGCTTCTAACGCAAAATGTCAAATTATTTACGATCGAGCAGAGTGGAATGAAGCGCATGTGAATGCGAGCAGTTCCGGGGAAACTTGGGCATGCCCTTTGCGCAAAGTGCACATCTCCAGCATCTTTTCGCAATCGGTTGCATTCTGATGCTTCGGTTGCGGTCGGACTGGTgttggaaataaaatttgaatttatgatGGAGAAGTAAAGTGAATCTTGTTTCACAATTGAACCGATAGCTCTGTCTTGCAGTTCCGTTCGAAGTAATGGGCAAAGGTTCGGAACTAGCTGGTGCCAGGCTAGTGAAGGACGAGAACGACGAGCATAAATTATCGTGACCAAAGATTTACTTTTATGATCACATCACATAACGGTGTCCCCGGGACCAGAATGTACACTGCAAGTGACACATCCGTCAGGCACGCTCAAAATACGAAGGGTGTGTACGTTACGCACTTGCAGTTGACAGCACATGCCGAGTGCGGATAGTTTTTCCCCGGAATAGTGGAGCACTTTTGGATGCGAAATTGCAGTCCCATCTGCTGCTGGCGTTGAACGTTTCAATTCGTTCCTGCTTGGAATTGGAAATGAAACGAATTCGCACAACGGGTCGGAGTGTGTCTATTATTACCCCACATAAAATCGAATTATATGCCCTCCAGGTTTGCCATGTCAAATTTTCACTGTCGGTGAGCTGAACGATCATTATTACACGCTTATCCAGCACACGATTTTAATCGAATCACTTCACAAAAGTTAAAAGGCTTCTGGGCGAAAGTGTATTAATCCCCCGGGCGGGGTCGTCTTTCCGATTTGAGGGAAATTAATCATATGCATCGTTTGGCATTCGATTAGTTTCCCCTGGTGACGGAATGGGATCGAAGGTAaggggcagcaaaaaaacgagtCACAAATTATCAAATTATCCATTTGTTTCTGTCTGCCGTCGAATGATAGATCCGAGCCAAGATGGGTGCGTTGTTTTGTCTCCATCCAAGATTGATGAAGAATAATAAAGCAGCATGGAAGCTTGTCGATGCTGGCGGGATATTGGGATGCGCGAAATTACTTTGGCGTTGCGACAGTACTCGCACTGCTCGGATAACCCGTTGGAGGTACTGATTTATAGATGAGAAATTGAACTTTCCGTCGGTGCCCGCTGCCAAACCGCACGCATGGACCAGCAAGCGTATCAATCTTTGTACCCCGCGCCTGACgaactgactgactgactgggtGTTTTTTGGCGTCcgcacacgtgtgtgtgtgtgttgtctaGAGGTCGGCAGAAGGCGACGACCGTGGCGAACGATCTCACGTACATCACGCCAAACACTCGGGCCCAACCACCGCTGCCACGGGTGTAATGTGTCCCCCAAGGTTCGCCTGACATCTGGTGGCTGATTCGATGAAGATTCACGGGTAGTCGGTAACAAGAAATCAATTTTTACCGGCATCCTGATCTGATTGGCCCCCGGTGAATTCGATTGGTACGTGGGAAAACTCGATGAAAATCGGAAAAATGCTGCATGCCGGCGGTAGAATGTTTGGCACGGCAATATTTATCACTCGAACATACATCACCGTCATCATTCGTGGATGATTGGCGGAAGGTGTCGAGGTACCGGGCGCGCGGAGATCTCAAGTAACGTGGTTTGTGTTGTCACACTCCATAGCACCGTAGGGTGGAGGATGTTATCGATGTCGGTGACTTACCCGGCTGGATAGATTCtgcaaaacgaacgaacggaacgAACGTGTAGTGACACTACTGCTCCCGAATTGGTTCAAGACGTcgggaggtttgttttttttttttcggaggcACACACTGCCGTCGACGCAAACCGTTCGGCTGAAGCACTAATATGAAACTGATTAAATTGGGCTCAAATTTGGAGCGAATCAACCTACAGCGCGTGTGTGTCTAAACGTCCCCACCTCGTGCTGCTCCAAAAGGCGATCGAAgaaactaccaccaccaccagatgTCGTTGCACTCCGTTGCGATCCAGCTCCAGGGGTGGGGTTCGCGAGCGGTTGTTATGAAAGTAACATTTGCCAAGCGATCGCATGCGAGTGTTTGTGCCCGGGCGAATGTATCAAACTTTATGCTGCTCTCAGACCCACAATTTACGTCGGCAGGGGCCGTCTGAAAGGCCTGCTGCTTGAGTGGCTTGTTTTCAACCGGCAGGTGAACATGTTTCGTCCGGCATATGCGGAGGCCAAAGGAAAGGGAAAGGACTGGAGGCTAATGGTAGGTCGTAGGAACGCGACGCCGAGATGggttggaaaggaaaagcgaaacgTAGCGCAAGAGAGGCAAATGAAAATCGCATCGCAGCAGAAAACTACTTTGTGGGAACGCGCTGTACAAGGAAAGAGAGGCACATACACTCGGGCCAATGATGCTGCGTGCAACTTTTGCCATCGTATTGAAATCGCCCACTTTTCCACTTTGCCTGCGCCAGTTCGCCTCGTTGAAGCTTCGCGCGACTTGATCAACCACGTGGCGGATTAGTTTATCAAGCAAGGGTTGTTAGCAAAGGTATCAGCTTCCTTTACAACCTGTTTGCACTCACACTCATTCGCTGCTAGAGGAAGTTAGAGCTTTggtgttttatttacatttgaaCAGTATATTAAAGATGCTTGTTGGAAATTAGAAAACCGTTGATTAACACTTCCAATAGATGCTGTATCATATTTATCCTGCAAATTGCCTACACGAGCAAAtacgctcggcacataaaagGAACTTGACCTGCCTCCGGACTGCAGCCTTCATCCAGCTTACCAACACCGATGTAAGCGCGTGGAAGAGATGGAtaaaaaagttttgaaaattaaatcgcCATGCTGAAAAGCACTCTTTAAAGTTGTTGCAAAGTTCAAACAGTTGCGATTCGGTGGTGCCCTACCACAGGCCCTTTTCATAAGCGGTAGCCTCCGACTTCGAGTTTGAAACAGCGCGCTGAGCGAACCGTCTGACCCGTTCCTGGCCTACCTTTACGCCGTGGGATTGTGCCGCTCGCTGTGCTGTGGTTGATTTGCGTTTTTAtgctgcttttgttttacCCACCGTATTTGCACAGTTTGTATGCTCTCTTGGTCGCGTGTGCGTCTGCTTAGGCTACCGTGCCTCACCCACGGCACTGGATGGATGATcgtccaccgaccgaccgaccgtgggCTTGGTTGGATTGAGGTAGATTTTCATTGATTGCACATCACAGCACCGATGggccagtcagccagccagtgtTGAAACGGTACCCGTACGCGATGAAAGAAGCGCACACTTTGGGCGAAACAGCGAAACATATGTAAAGTGAAGTGGACCTGCCTTAGGCCGATCGGTGCAGAGGTAAAATGTTTCCAATTGCAGACGGACCGATTTCGACGGTGTACGATTGCGTCAGATGATTACGGCGGTAAGTTCTGTCGGTCGGGTGTGGATTGGCAATGGGCTTTCGTTTTCGTACCCAGTGTGGGCAGCCGAAACCGAGCTGACCTTCTACCAGTTCGCCAGAGCGGATGATGGTTCCGTTGTGCAGCTCGCGAAAGTAGCGGGAGAACGATCGCCAACCAACCACAACTCCGGGGAGCCACGAATTAATTGTATAAAGGATGTTGACCTTCGGGTGCTAGGTTCTGGAGTGTATGGAAGGtagtagttttttttcggaggTTCAAACCGCCCGCTGCTACTTTCACATTGTAAGATTGGTCAGCAAAGAACCCAGTTAAAGAAACAAGGAATTGTGCCAAGCATATCGAGGAGTAATCGCCAAGGAAGCTTTGGCATATCTCGTTCACCTTCAAATCCAAAACTAGTGCGCGTTGCTACGCACAACCATAAGAAAGGAAAAGGCGAGATAATTGTTAAAGTTTCACTGAAACCGAAATCGAAAGCAGTTATAGCTTCAGATagggaagaaaaggaaaaatggagcATGCAGTATGGTTCCGATAACGGTTACATAGCTCTTGGTGAATGTAATGCATGTGTGCATAGCACTCGAGCAGCCGTTACTTGCAGGTTGGCAGACTAACATCAAGAGCAAACGCATCAATGCGCAACAATTTCTGAATGGTAGTAGCCTTGGACTTGTAGGCAAATTGTTTGAGAAAATATTTGATAAATGGTGAACCAATAGTGGATCATTTGACAGTTACAGTGTAAAGTCATATGACGATTGCCATTGAACACTGGAAGAATGCAGTTTGAAGTACCTGCGAGTTGTGATAAAACGGACAATGTAGTGCTGCGCTTGAAATTGATTCTGTTTGCTTCGTAGAACTTTAACATCGCTGTTGTTTGCTTCTACTGACGAGGAAACCACTCAAGATGTGTATCCACAGATGATTAACATTGTGAAAGACTGTGGGACGGCTCGGTTTTTTACTGGTAGCAGAGTCCGTTGTTAACACGAATAACATAAAACATTTGATTTTTACATCTGCTTCTTACTGTCTGCCACTTGGTCAATCACGACATGAGATACAAACCATTCCTGGTTGATTCCTGGGGTAGGGGTGATAATGCAGTTTGTAAGTAGGGTCTAAGCGAATGGCGTTGGAATGCTGTTGGCGGTTAATAGAACAACCGCATCACAGGTCTAATTGCTTCAATTCAGCATTGTGAACTAGTGTCGCCTTCCCGATATGATATCTTTCAGCCAAATATTTGTTCTCCAATTAGAAGCCCCTGCTTGGCTTCAGAATTCTTCCAAAGCTTCGAGTGTTCGAGGGTGCCGTCGTGGTGGCTCCACAGCAAAAGATCCTAGACCCCTAATCTTTGCTACcgggtgcgtgcgtgcagAATAGTGTCCAGAGTTTTAATCGATGTCAACGGGGTTGCATACGGCTGGACCGTGCCGTACCGTCGACTGGATTACCGGGTATCGCTTAGGAGTGGATCAG from Anopheles stephensi strain Indian chromosome 2, UCI_ANSTEP_V1.0, whole genome shotgun sequence includes the following:
- the LOC118505361 gene encoding uncharacterized protein LOC118505361, translating into MLKFAAIATVGLLFCAVQCVKVDYYGSLYNPKDELHAPYHEKEDKQDFSKIPGVPGVDYPIYHEVPHTSFHCGNVPAIPGMYANVETGCQAYHTCHDGREGHQGASFLCTNGTLFNQKEFACDWWYNVKCEEAPSYYSLNADPEHNPFTPKRKPEDEHQHQKFLIHV